A single region of the Erythrobacter sp. HL-111 genome encodes:
- a CDS encoding S9 family peptidase: MTGALAACLALLAAPPLAADDRAPAAGAVPGLAAPAMGARDLVTMPRLGAPSVSGDGHRAVYSVTVTDPETLERTRRHYLLDLAREGADPVELDFGMEAHGLAFGPGDFVYFLSSEHPGEDREARSRLWRAAPGPGGGDGRIAAEPALVADIPGTDIDGFKLSPAGDRVALWSEVARDCPAPGCEDGEEGGDSPGTGRLYEGDAGFYRHWDRWVRPGVFNRVFVYGMEDGAVVGEPLPLDGAPGEGVTGNTPTMPFGGAEDIAWAPDGSGVYFVVREADADEPGSTDRDIWWNDLSGAGPVELTADNDAADTAPAPSPDGKYLAYLAMARPGYESDRLVVQLRDLSTGETRALTEGTDLSFGALAWSADGSYLLATAADTLDVPAFRIDPASGAVTRLDLIAGNEAHIGGLAPLAGGGLLFTRDSIGVPPELHLSRDLGRARPLTDVVTSRMGRFASILTRRFRFEGAGGDTVWGQITRLENQQGPIPAILYVHGGPQGSFNDAWSSRWNPRVLASQGYAVISVDFHGSAGYGQDFMDAINRDWGGKPLEDLQKGLAAALALDSQIDGTRACAMGASYGGYMMNWIAGNWPDRFDCLVQHDGLFDLRSFYYSTEELWFPRWDFGGSYAEARETYERWNPVNYVDNWQTPMLVVTGEKDFRVPYTQGLQSFTALQERSIPSQLLVFPDENHWVLGAANSLQWHETVFAWLDRWLGPRSDGERAAP; the protein is encoded by the coding sequence ATGACCGGCGCTCTCGCCGCCTGCCTCGCCCTTCTCGCAGCACCGCCGCTCGCCGCGGACGATCGCGCACCCGCGGCGGGAGCCGTGCCCGGCCTCGCGGCCCCGGCAATGGGCGCGCGCGATCTCGTCACCATGCCGCGCCTCGGCGCGCCGAGCGTGAGCGGGGACGGACACCGCGCGGTCTACAGCGTGACCGTGACCGATCCCGAAACGCTCGAACGCACGCGGCGTCACTACCTGCTCGACCTTGCGAGGGAAGGGGCCGACCCGGTCGAACTCGATTTCGGCATGGAGGCGCACGGCCTCGCCTTCGGACCCGGGGATTTCGTCTATTTCCTCAGCAGCGAGCATCCCGGCGAAGACCGCGAGGCCCGCTCCCGCCTGTGGCGCGCCGCGCCCGGGCCGGGCGGCGGGGACGGCCGGATCGCCGCCGAACCCGCGCTGGTCGCGGACATCCCTGGCACGGACATCGACGGCTTCAAGCTCTCGCCCGCGGGCGACCGGGTCGCGCTGTGGAGCGAAGTGGCGCGCGATTGCCCGGCCCCGGGCTGCGAAGACGGCGAAGAGGGCGGGGACAGCCCGGGCACCGGGCGGCTTTATGAAGGCGATGCGGGGTTCTACCGCCACTGGGACCGCTGGGTAAGGCCGGGCGTGTTCAACCGCGTCTTCGTCTACGGCATGGAGGACGGCGCGGTGGTCGGCGAGCCCCTGCCGCTCGACGGCGCTCCGGGGGAAGGCGTCACCGGCAACACGCCGACCATGCCTTTCGGCGGGGCGGAGGACATTGCCTGGGCCCCGGACGGATCGGGCGTCTATTTCGTCGTGCGCGAGGCGGATGCGGACGAGCCCGGCTCGACCGATCGCGACATCTGGTGGAACGACCTTTCGGGCGCCGGCCCGGTCGAACTCACCGCAGACAACGACGCGGCCGACACCGCGCCCGCGCCTTCGCCCGACGGAAAGTATCTCGCCTACCTCGCCATGGCGCGGCCCGGCTACGAATCCGACCGGCTGGTGGTGCAGTTGCGCGACCTTTCGACCGGGGAAACGCGCGCCCTGACCGAAGGCACGGACCTCTCCTTCGGCGCGCTCGCCTGGAGCGCGGACGGGTCCTACCTGCTGGCGACGGCCGCCGACACGCTCGACGTGCCGGCCTTCAGGATCGATCCGGCAAGCGGCGCGGTGACGCGGCTCGACCTCATCGCCGGCAACGAGGCGCATATCGGCGGGCTCGCCCCGCTGGCCGGCGGCGGCCTCCTGTTCACGCGCGATTCGATCGGGGTGCCGCCGGAACTCCACCTTTCGCGCGATCTCGGGAGGGCGCGCCCGCTGACCGACGTGGTGACGAGCCGGATGGGCCGGTTCGCCTCGATCCTGACGCGGCGGTTCCGCTTCGAAGGCGCCGGGGGCGACACGGTCTGGGGCCAGATCACCCGGCTGGAGAACCAGCAAGGGCCGATCCCCGCGATCCTCTATGTCCATGGCGGTCCGCAGGGGAGCTTCAACGATGCGTGGTCCTCGCGCTGGAACCCGCGCGTGCTGGCGAGCCAGGGCTATGCCGTGATCTCGGTCGATTTCCACGGCAGCGCGGGATACGGACAGGACTTCATGGACGCGATCAACCGCGACTGGGGCGGAAAGCCGTTGGAGGACCTGCAGAAGGGCCTTGCCGCCGCGCTCGCGCTCGACAGCCAGATCGACGGGACGCGCGCCTGCGCCATGGGGGCGAGCTATGGCGGGTACATGATGAACTGGATCGCCGGGAACTGGCCCGACCGGTTCGACTGCCTCGTCCAGCATGACGGGCTGTTCGACCTCAGGAGCTTCTATTATTCGACCGAGGAATTGTGGTTCCCGCGCTGGGATTTCGGCGGTTCCTATGCCGAGGCGCGCGAGACCTACGAACGCTGGAACCCGGTGAATTACGTCGACAACTGGCAGACGCCGATGCTGGTCGTCACCGGCGAGAAGGATTTCCGGGTGCCCTACACCCAGGGCCTGCAGAGCTTCACCGCGCTGCAGGAACGCTCCATCCCCTCGCAGCTGCTGGTCTTCCCGGACGAAAACCACTGGGTGCTGGGCGCGGCGAATTCGCTGCAATGGCACGAGACGGTGTTCGCGTGGCTCGATCGCTGGCTCGGCCCGCGGTCGGACGGGGAGCGGGCGGCGCCATGA
- a CDS encoding DUF2497 domain-containing protein translates to MANSGEASVEEILESIKKVIARDNREDALQARRRLEAGAERAEFAARTRPAEDGREDVLDLSDMDLAESDSGGEDPSRQEDDAPLIAEKVRGAMQENLAALAMLAEPGARPQIVRSGETSLEGMVREMLRPMLARWLDENLPGMVEKMVQAEIARIAGKRR, encoded by the coding sequence ATGGCGAACAGCGGCGAAGCGTCGGTCGAGGAAATCCTGGAATCGATCAAGAAGGTGATCGCGCGCGACAATCGCGAAGACGCGCTGCAGGCACGCCGCCGGCTCGAAGCGGGCGCGGAGCGGGCGGAATTCGCCGCGCGGACGCGCCCGGCCGAAGACGGCCGCGAGGACGTGCTCGACCTTTCCGACATGGACCTCGCCGAATCGGACAGCGGCGGGGAGGATCCCTCGCGCCAGGAAGACGACGCCCCGCTGATCGCCGAGAAGGTGCGCGGCGCGATGCAGGAAAACCTCGCCGCGCTCGCCATGCTCGCCGAACCGGGCGCGCGCCCGCAGATCGTCCGTTCGGGCGAAACCTCGCTCGAAGGCATGGTGCGCGAAATGCTCCGCCCGATGCTGGCCAGGTGGCTCGACGAGAACCTGCCCGGCATGGTAGAGAAGATGGTGCAGGCCGAAATCGCGCGGATCGCGGGCAAGCGCCGCTGA
- a CDS encoding TolC family outer membrane protein encodes MSPPTVPAPRRALRRVAGLAALGVALASAPAQADTLRDALAAAYNTNPTLAGARANQRATDEEVPIQRGQGLPSLNATATHIEFIRQSANAFAPPERNLGVNAQLNVPIYQGGRIRNSIRAAEERVEAGQADLRGAESALFSQTVAAYMDVLRTEALAGLATNQVEVLEVTLSATRDRFEIGDTTLTDVAQAESRLALAEGDLRNALANLASARETYIELVGLPPEDLEAPPPLPNLPDSVGKAVVTALENNPDLIAARERAEAAGFDTEVAGSGRLPTIAFFANGDYSDFFGTLRSNFPGLVQREVTANAGVRLTIPIFQGGVPAARQRQAGARESAALEQMIQTERNVISQVRAAYASWQASLAVIESSRSAVEAAELSLEGVRAENSIGNRTILDVLNAEQELVSARAQLVTARRNAYVAGFSLLAAMGRAEARDLNLDTGGPLYDPTVNYERVRGRIWDWDRDPEPQAESTRTVDIPAADATFGPVLEPGERQ; translated from the coding sequence GTGAGTCCCCCCACCGTCCCCGCGCCGCGACGCGCGCTGCGGCGCGTCGCAGGCCTCGCCGCGCTCGGCGTCGCGCTCGCGTCGGCCCCGGCGCAGGCGGACACCCTGCGCGATGCGCTCGCGGCCGCCTACAACACCAACCCGACGCTTGCCGGGGCGCGGGCGAACCAGCGCGCCACGGACGAGGAGGTGCCGATCCAGCGCGGGCAGGGCCTGCCCAGCCTCAACGCGACCGCCACCCATATCGAGTTCATCCGCCAGTCGGCCAACGCCTTCGCCCCGCCCGAACGCAACCTCGGCGTCAACGCGCAGCTCAACGTGCCGATCTACCAGGGCGGGCGCATCCGCAATTCGATCCGCGCGGCCGAGGAACGGGTCGAGGCCGGGCAGGCTGACCTGCGCGGCGCGGAAAGCGCGCTGTTCAGCCAGACCGTCGCGGCCTACATGGACGTGCTGCGGACCGAGGCGCTCGCCGGGCTCGCGACGAACCAGGTCGAAGTGCTCGAGGTGACGCTCTCGGCGACGCGCGACCGGTTCGAGATCGGCGACACCACGCTGACCGACGTGGCGCAGGCCGAAAGCCGCCTCGCGCTGGCCGAGGGCGACCTTCGCAACGCGCTCGCCAACCTCGCGTCCGCGCGCGAGACCTATATCGAACTGGTCGGACTCCCGCCCGAGGACCTCGAGGCGCCCCCGCCGCTGCCCAACCTGCCCGACAGCGTGGGCAAGGCGGTGGTCACCGCGCTCGAGAACAATCCCGACCTCATCGCCGCGCGCGAGCGGGCCGAGGCGGCGGGCTTCGACACCGAGGTCGCCGGCTCGGGCCGCCTGCCCACGATCGCGTTCTTCGCCAATGGCGACTATTCCGACTTCTTCGGAACGCTGCGGAGCAATTTCCCCGGCCTCGTCCAGCGCGAGGTCACCGCCAATGCCGGGGTGCGCCTTACCATCCCGATCTTCCAGGGCGGCGTCCCCGCCGCGCGCCAGCGCCAGGCAGGCGCGCGCGAAAGCGCGGCGCTCGAACAGATGATCCAGACCGAGCGCAACGTCATCTCCCAGGTCCGCGCCGCCTATGCCAGCTGGCAGGCCTCGCTCGCGGTGATCGAAAGCTCGAGGTCCGCGGTCGAGGCGGCCGAGCTGAGCCTCGAAGGCGTGCGCGCGGAAAACTCGATCGGCAACCGCACGATCCTCGACGTGCTCAACGCCGAACAGGAGCTCGTCTCGGCCCGCGCCCAGCTCGTCACCGCGCGGCGCAACGCCTATGTCGCGGGCTTCAGCCTGCTCGCCGCGATGGGCCGGGCCGAGGCGCGCGACCTCAACCTCGACACCGGCGGGCCGCTCTACGATCCGACCGTCAATTACGAACGGGTCCGCGGCCGCATCTGGGACTGGGACCGCGATCCCGAACCGCAGGCGGAATCGACCCGGACCGTTGACATTCCCGCCGCCGACGCGACATTCGGCCCCGTGCTGGAGCCCGGCGAACGCCAGTAG
- a CDS encoding protein-L-isoaspartate O-methyltransferase — translation MNGPDTTEARRFMIKSQLRTSGVNDEVTLARMRDVPREDFLPPEKAALAYIDRSVPLAGGGALAAPLFYGKALVEAAARRDDRALVVENGTGYLAELVRPLVGALEVTGAAEAAGGKVPGDGDFTLVLIDGAIEQLPDSLAARVAEGGRVVGGLVLRGVTRLASGRRIAGRVAFMPVEDLGIPVLSAFAKPKGWSFP, via the coding sequence ATGAACGGCCCCGATACCACCGAGGCGCGGCGCTTCATGATCAAGAGCCAGCTTCGCACCAGCGGGGTCAACGACGAGGTGACGCTCGCGCGGATGCGCGATGTCCCGCGCGAGGATTTCCTGCCGCCCGAAAAGGCCGCGCTGGCCTATATCGACCGGTCGGTGCCGCTCGCCGGCGGAGGCGCGCTGGCCGCGCCGCTGTTCTACGGCAAGGCGCTGGTCGAGGCCGCCGCGCGGCGCGACGACCGGGCGCTGGTGGTCGAGAACGGCACCGGCTACCTCGCCGAACTGGTACGCCCGCTGGTCGGCGCGCTCGAGGTGACAGGCGCCGCCGAGGCCGCCGGGGGCAAGGTCCCGGGCGATGGCGATTTCACCCTCGTCCTGATCGACGGGGCGATCGAGCAGCTGCCCGACAGCCTCGCCGCGCGCGTCGCCGAAGGGGGCCGGGTGGTCGGCGGGCTGGTCCTGCGCGGGGTCACGCGGCTCGCCTCGGGCCGCAGGATCGCCGGGCGAGTCGCCTTCATGCCGGTCGAGGATCTCGGCATCCCCGTCCTCTCCGCCTTCGCCAAGCCCAAGGGCTGGTCCTTTCCGTGA
- the fumC gene encoding class II fumarate hydratase, with the protein MTGNGQDVRIETDSLGEVAVPADVHWGAQTQRSIVNFPIGGERMPSALVRALGIQKLSAAKANMKLGVLDAKLGEAIVQAAREVIDGTLADQFPLVVWQTGSGTQSNMNANEVIASRANEILTGRKGGKDPVHPNDHCNMGQSSNDTFPTAMHIAAASEAIGHLIPALEKLHGALDAKAKAFAEIVKIGRTHLQDATPLTLGQEFSGYARQVEYGIARIEAALPRLLELAQGGTAVGTGINSKAGFAEEFAAQVAGETGHAFVTAPNKFEALAAHDAMVEVSGALNVVAVSLMKIANDIRLLASGPRCGLGEISLPANEPGSSIMPGKVNPTQCEAMTMVCAQVMGNHTAVTVAGSHGHLELNVFKPVMIYNVLQSMKLIGDAAHAFTDNCVTGIEANEERIARLLNESLMLVTALNPHIGYDNAAKIAKKAHAEGTTLKEAALDLGLITEEQFAQWVVPADMIRPRA; encoded by the coding sequence ATGACGGGCAATGGGCAGGACGTGCGGATCGAGACCGATTCGCTCGGCGAGGTGGCGGTTCCGGCGGATGTCCACTGGGGCGCCCAGACGCAGCGCAGCATCGTCAACTTCCCGATCGGCGGCGAACGGATGCCGTCGGCGCTGGTGCGCGCGCTCGGCATCCAGAAACTCTCGGCGGCGAAGGCCAACATGAAGCTGGGCGTGCTCGATGCGAAGCTGGGCGAGGCGATCGTCCAGGCGGCGCGCGAGGTGATCGACGGGACGCTCGCCGACCAGTTCCCGCTGGTGGTGTGGCAGACCGGATCGGGCACCCAGTCCAACATGAACGCGAACGAGGTGATCGCGAGCCGCGCGAACGAGATCCTGACCGGCCGGAAGGGCGGCAAGGACCCGGTCCATCCCAACGACCATTGCAACATGGGGCAGTCCTCGAACGACACCTTCCCCACCGCCATGCACATCGCCGCGGCGAGCGAGGCGATCGGGCACCTGATCCCGGCGCTGGAGAAGCTGCACGGGGCGCTGGACGCCAAGGCGAAGGCCTTTGCCGAGATCGTCAAGATCGGTCGCACCCACCTGCAGGACGCGACCCCGCTCACGCTCGGCCAGGAATTCTCGGGCTATGCGAGGCAGGTCGAATACGGCATCGCCCGGATCGAGGCGGCGCTGCCGCGCCTGCTCGAACTGGCGCAGGGCGGCACGGCGGTCGGCACCGGGATCAATTCCAAGGCGGGCTTCGCCGAGGAATTCGCCGCGCAGGTGGCCGGGGAAACCGGCCACGCCTTCGTCACCGCGCCCAACAAGTTCGAAGCGCTCGCCGCGCATGACGCCATGGTCGAGGTCTCCGGCGCGCTCAACGTCGTCGCGGTCAGCCTGATGAAGATCGCGAACGACATCCGCCTGCTCGCCTCCGGCCCGCGCTGCGGCCTGGGCGAGATCAGCCTGCCCGCGAACGAGCCGGGCTCCTCGATCATGCCGGGCAAGGTCAACCCGACCCAGTGCGAGGCGATGACGATGGTCTGCGCGCAGGTGATGGGCAACCACACGGCGGTGACCGTGGCGGGTTCGCACGGGCATCTCGAACTCAACGTGTTCAAGCCGGTGATGATCTACAACGTGCTCCAGTCGATGAAGCTGATCGGCGATGCCGCCCACGCCTTCACCGACAATTGCGTGACCGGGATCGAGGCGAACGAGGAGCGGATCGCCAGGCTCCTCAACGAGAGCCTGATGCTGGTCACCGCGCTGAACCCGCATATCGGCTACGACAACGCGGCCAAGATCGCCAAGAAGGCCCATGCCGAAGGGACGACGCTGAAGGAGGCGGCGCTCGATCTCGGCCTCATCACCGAAGAGCAGTTTGCGCAGTGGGTCGTGCCCGCCGACATGATCAGGCCGCGCGCCTGA
- a CDS encoding sensor histidine kinase codes for MASFLNPVGSETSARPPARREEVSVPFRTVLVSMVVLWATYFVLITVRSVVMDFGLQFEMAWRRLLVTALGVGFTVVLWFILRLFDQRPLWVKISAAIVFAFPVAMAIGHVNQLVFEDIQAAQEAEYARKNNINLRRDEAGNLLIDVPVRRISPAEPGRAAGAGEDIVESESIIIAPAETSVDFWRKLLDIALGRYFLLLAWASTYFALLAGYQARAAERREQQFRNAARAAELRSLRYQVNPHFLFNTLNSLSALVMTGKGDRAERMIQTISRFYRHSLADEPTSDVPLADEFDLQKLYLDIEAVRFPERLVCVFDLPDDLAEARVPGMILQPLVENSVKYAVSAVSCRVTITVAAREEAGRLVITVSDDGPGVPDERLHGFGIGLANVRDRLEARFGPDIGFTSAPVPGGYRTEIRIPLSRPAFARARRKA; via the coding sequence ATGGCCTCCTTCCTGAACCCCGTCGGCAGCGAAACCTCCGCGCGCCCGCCCGCCCGCAGGGAAGAGGTCAGCGTGCCTTTCCGCACCGTCCTCGTTTCGATGGTCGTGCTGTGGGCGACCTATTTCGTCCTGATCACGGTGCGCAGCGTGGTGATGGATTTCGGGCTCCAGTTCGAAATGGCCTGGCGCCGGCTGTTGGTCACCGCGCTCGGCGTCGGCTTCACGGTGGTCCTGTGGTTCATCCTGCGCCTGTTCGACCAGCGCCCGCTGTGGGTGAAAATCTCCGCCGCGATCGTCTTCGCCTTTCCCGTGGCGATGGCGATCGGGCACGTGAACCAGCTGGTGTTCGAGGACATCCAGGCCGCGCAGGAGGCCGAATACGCGCGCAAGAACAACATCAACCTGCGGCGCGACGAGGCCGGGAACCTGCTGATCGACGTGCCGGTGCGGCGGATCAGCCCGGCCGAGCCCGGCCGCGCTGCGGGCGCGGGCGAGGACATCGTCGAATCCGAAAGCATCATCATCGCGCCCGCCGAAACGAGCGTCGATTTCTGGCGCAAGCTGCTCGACATCGCGCTCGGGCGCTATTTCCTGCTGCTCGCCTGGGCATCGACCTATTTCGCGCTGCTCGCCGGGTACCAGGCCCGCGCGGCCGAGCGGCGCGAACAGCAGTTCAGGAACGCGGCGAGGGCGGCGGAGCTGCGCAGCCTGCGGTACCAGGTGAACCCTCATTTCCTGTTCAACACGCTCAATTCGCTCTCCGCCCTCGTCATGACCGGCAAGGGCGACCGGGCCGAGCGGATGATCCAGACGATCAGCCGCTTCTACCGCCACTCCCTCGCCGACGAACCGACCAGCGACGTGCCGCTCGCCGACGAGTTCGACCTGCAGAAGCTGTACCTCGATATCGAGGCGGTGCGCTTTCCCGAACGGCTGGTCTGCGTCTTCGACCTGCCCGATGACCTCGCCGAGGCGCGCGTGCCGGGCATGATCCTCCAGCCGCTGGTCGAGAATTCGGTCAAGTACGCGGTTTCCGCCGTGTCGTGCCGGGTGACGATCACGGTCGCCGCGCGCGAGGAAGCCGGCCGGCTGGTGATCACGGTGAGCGACGACGGGCCGGGCGTGCCGGACGAAAGGCTGCACGGCTTCGGCATCGGGCTCGCCAATGTGCGCGACCGGCTGGAGGCGCGCTTCGGCCCGGATATCGGTTTCACCTCCGCGCCGGTTCCGGGCGGCTACCGCACCGAGATCCGCATTCCCCTGTCCCGCCCCGCTTTCGCGCGGGCGCGGCGCAAGGCATAG
- a CDS encoding LytTR family DNA-binding domain-containing protein codes for MSDSNTANPALRTLIVDDEPLAVERIQVLCAEISAIRVVGTASDGAAALRLAEKLAPDLVLLDMTMPELDGLGVARALAGTANAPAVIFVTAHDHFAVEAFDLEAIDYVLKPVAADRLERAIERAVARRGERGDGGGGPGHKAKSEWLEELWVPHRSELLRIDIDEVHRIDAERDYVRLHVGDPGEAGEASRSYLLLQTIAGLEARLDPDKFIRIHRSTILKRDNIRGLRHDGLGVWSAELENGEALRIGRTYLARVKAMAGR; via the coding sequence ATGTCCGACAGCAATACCGCCAATCCAGCCCTTCGCACCCTGATCGTCGACGACGAACCGCTCGCGGTCGAGCGCATCCAGGTGCTCTGCGCCGAGATCTCCGCGATCCGCGTGGTCGGCACGGCAAGCGACGGGGCCGCCGCGCTGCGCCTCGCCGAGAAGCTCGCCCCCGACCTCGTGCTGCTCGACATGACCATGCCCGAACTCGACGGGCTGGGCGTCGCCCGCGCCCTCGCCGGGACCGCGAACGCGCCCGCGGTGATCTTCGTCACCGCGCACGACCATTTCGCGGTCGAGGCCTTCGACCTCGAGGCGATCGACTATGTCCTCAAACCCGTCGCCGCCGACCGGCTCGAACGCGCGATCGAACGCGCGGTCGCGCGCCGGGGCGAACGGGGGGACGGGGGCGGCGGCCCCGGGCACAAGGCGAAAAGCGAGTGGCTCGAGGAATTGTGGGTGCCGCACCGCTCCGAACTGCTGCGGATCGATATCGACGAAGTCCACCGGATCGACGCCGAACGCGACTATGTCCGGCTCCACGTCGGCGATCCGGGCGAGGCCGGGGAGGCATCGCGCTCCTACCTGCTGCTGCAGACGATCGCGGGCCTCGAGGCCCGGCTCGACCCGGACAAGTTCATCCGCATCCACCGCTCGACCATCCTCAAGCGCGACAACATCCGCGGCCTGCGCCACGACGGGCTCGGCGTGTGGTCGGCGGAACTGGAGAACGGCGAGGCGCTGAGGATCGGGCGGACCTATCTTGCGAGGGTCAAGGCGATGGCCGGCCGCTGA
- a CDS encoding UrcA family protein, whose amino-acid sequence MKTLVPNALALAAAFGLAIAAGPALAGGSAERNTMEISFADLDLDTPEGQMTLERRIERAARDVCRYDRMQTGTRIQSRAAKECYEKARASARQQVAAHAAKQRRGV is encoded by the coding sequence ATGAAGACCCTTGTCCCCAACGCCCTCGCTCTCGCCGCCGCTTTCGGCCTCGCCATCGCGGCCGGCCCCGCGCTTGCCGGCGGTTCGGCCGAACGCAACACGATGGAAATCAGCTTCGCCGACCTCGATCTCGACACGCCCGAGGGCCAGATGACGCTCGAGCGCCGGATCGAACGCGCCGCGCGCGATGTCTGTCGCTATGACCGGATGCAGACCGGGACCCGGATCCAGTCGAGGGCCGCAAAGGAATGCTACGAAAAGGCCAGGGCCAGCGCCCGGCAGCAGGTCGCGGCCCATGCCGCGAAGCAGCGCCGCGGCGTCTGA
- a CDS encoding metallophosphoesterase, whose protein sequence is MTTTLFHVSDIHFGSENRAALAAVEQAIARERPDALVCTGDLTQRAKHREYEAAARWFDSLGLPVLVDPGNHDLPYYNLWERFTDPHRRYRRLRAALGRSFESRDVVLVPLNTTVRAQRRFPWSDGVVTRRALEETLAALKRLEGDPRCVIVTAHHPLLGPENGARNPTIGGDAAFAALAAAGAVAVLSGHVHVPFDEWRERAGQRLRMIGAGTLSTRLRGGVPPSYRVLRCERGGRIECELRVAAGAIPGSDAPPAALAS, encoded by the coding sequence ATGACGACGACGCTGTTCCATGTCAGCGACATTCATTTCGGGAGCGAGAACCGCGCCGCGCTCGCCGCGGTGGAGCAAGCGATCGCGCGCGAGCGGCCGGACGCGCTGGTGTGCACCGGCGATCTCACCCAGCGCGCGAAGCACCGCGAATACGAAGCCGCGGCGCGCTGGTTCGATTCGCTCGGCCTGCCGGTGCTGGTCGATCCGGGCAATCACGATCTGCCCTATTACAACCTGTGGGAACGATTCACCGATCCCCACCGGCGCTACCGCCGCCTGCGCGCGGCGCTCGGGCGGAGCTTCGAATCGCGCGATGTCGTGCTCGTCCCGCTCAACACCACGGTGCGTGCGCAGCGGCGCTTTCCCTGGTCGGACGGGGTGGTCACGCGCCGCGCGCTGGAGGAGACGCTGGCCGCGCTGAAGCGCCTCGAAGGCGATCCGCGCTGCGTGATCGTGACCGCGCATCACCCGCTGCTCGGCCCCGAAAACGGGGCGCGCAACCCGACGATCGGCGGCGATGCCGCCTTCGCCGCCCTCGCCGCCGCGGGGGCGGTCGCGGTCCTGTCGGGCCATGTCCACGTGCCCTTCGACGAATGGCGCGAACGGGCGGGGCAGCGCCTGCGGATGATCGGCGCGGGCACGCTCTCGACCCGGCTGCGCGGGGGCGTGCCGCCGTCCTACCGCGTGCTGCGCTGCGAGCGGGGCGGGCGGATCGAATGCGAATTGCGCGTGGCGGCAGGGGCGATCCCCGGATCGGACGCGCCGCCCGCGGCGCTCGCCTCTTGA
- the rpsI gene encoding 30S ribosomal protein S9: MADDKNTVSDLSELKDITGDAPEADAAEIAENRAVQPSAPLREQELDAQGRAYATGRRKDAVARVWIKPGTGKVTVNGKDQEVYFARPTLRLIINQPFAITERDGQYDVIATVRGGGLSGQAGAVKHGVSQALAKYEPALRGIVKSAGFLTRDSRVVERKKYGKAKARRSFQFSKR, translated from the coding sequence ATGGCTGACGACAAGAACACCGTGTCCGACCTGTCGGAACTCAAGGACATCACCGGTGACGCGCCCGAAGCGGACGCCGCCGAGATCGCCGAGAACCGGGCGGTGCAGCCCTCCGCCCCGCTGCGCGAGCAGGAGCTCGACGCGCAGGGCCGCGCCTACGCCACCGGCCGCCGCAAGGACGCGGTCGCGCGCGTCTGGATCAAGCCCGGCACCGGCAAGGTCACCGTCAACGGCAAGGACCAGGAAGTCTACTTCGCCCGTCCGACCCTGCGGCTCATCATCAACCAGCCCTTCGCGATCACCGAGCGCGACGGCCAGTACGACGTGATCGCCACGGTCCGCGGCGGCGGGCTTTCGGGTCAGGCCGGCGCGGTCAAGCACGGCGTGAGCCAGGCGCTCGCCAAGTACGAGCCGGCGCTGCGCGGCATCGTCAAGTCGGCCGGCTTCCTCACCCGCGACAGCCGCGTGGTCGAGCGCAAGAAGTACGGCAAGGCCAAGGCCCGCCGCAGCTTCCAGTTCTCGAAGCGCTGA
- the rplM gene encoding 50S ribosomal protein L13 — MKALSKQTRSIKPAEVEKKWHLIDAEDLVVGRLASIIANILRGKTKPSYTPHVDCGDHVIVINVDKVKFTGKKTQDKRYYKHTGYIGGIKETSPAKVLEGRFPERVLEKAVERMIPRGPLGRQQMKALHLYAGTEHPHAGQNPQVLDVASMNRKNKVTA; from the coding sequence ATGAAGGCGCTCAGCAAGCAGACCCGGTCGATCAAACCGGCCGAGGTCGAGAAGAAATGGCACCTGATCGATGCCGAGGACCTCGTCGTGGGCCGCCTCGCCTCGATCATCGCCAACATCCTGCGCGGCAAGACCAAGCCGAGCTACACCCCGCACGTCGACTGCGGCGATCACGTGATCGTCATCAATGTCGACAAGGTGAAGTTCACCGGCAAGAAGACGCAGGACAAGCGTTACTACAAGCACACCGGCTATATCGGCGGGATCAAGGAAACGAGCCCGGCCAAGGTGCTCGAAGGCCGCTTTCCCGAACGCGTGCTGGAAAAGGCGGTCGAGCGGATGATCCCGCGCGGCCCCCTCGGGCGGCAGCAGATGAAGGCGCTGCACCTCTATGCCGGGACCGAGCATCCCCATGCCGGGCAGAATCCGCAAGTGCTCGACGTCGCTTCGATGAACCGCAAGAACAAGGTCACCGCGTAA